A genomic region of Leptolyngbya sp. NIES-2104 contains the following coding sequences:
- a CDS encoding DUF454 family protein gives MFKQIRNAARIVAGTVCAIVGVIGVILPLIPGIPFLILSAVCFSSLEP, from the coding sequence ATGTTTAAACAGATTAGAAATGCGGCAAGAATTGTTGCGGGCACGGTCTGTGCGATCGTGGGCGTGATTGGGGTTATTCTCCCTTTGATTCCTGGGATTCCTTTTCTGATTCTTTCTGCTGTTTGTTTTAGCTCATTGGAGCCTTAG
- a CDS encoding ArsA family ATPase — protein MSRIITFLGQAGTGQTTLAIATAKWFTERNQSVLLVTHNPSPSAERLLGIPLAAQPQVISAKLEAVQLQTTVLLEQSWKTLKELVSIYLPTPALADEIYPGELIILPGFDSVLAFNALCQYYLSGDYDVIIYDGRGDLETLRLLGVPHVLDWYFRRFYRFFQNLDLSKIVELIGGPIASALFTTNIDTQKIEQEMKQVRNWIDQGVAVVNNPQQFTAYLVTIDEPSAIAQAQWLWGSAQQVRLRASGVLVYQHQGNEMPELQQAFEPLAVYSVPTLRDENWEPLIRALPDFDQIPSVPDPVEIDLAQRQVRVFLPGLNRKQVKLTQYGSEVIVEAGDQRQNIALPPELQGLLIQSGKFEEPYLIITL, from the coding sequence ATGAGCAGAATTATTACATTTTTGGGTCAAGCAGGAACGGGACAGACTACACTCGCGATCGCAACGGCGAAATGGTTTACCGAACGAAATCAAAGCGTTCTGCTGGTCACTCACAATCCTAGTCCCAGTGCCGAAAGACTGCTGGGAATTCCTTTAGCAGCGCAGCCTCAAGTGATTTCAGCAAAACTAGAAGCGGTTCAACTCCAGACAACGGTGCTACTAGAGCAGTCTTGGAAGACGCTAAAAGAGCTAGTTTCGATTTATCTTCCGACTCCTGCTTTAGCTGATGAAATTTATCCTGGAGAGCTAATCATCCTGCCTGGATTTGATAGTGTGCTGGCATTCAATGCGCTGTGTCAGTACTATCTAAGTGGTGACTACGATGTGATTATCTATGATGGGCGCGGGGATCTTGAAACACTCCGATTATTGGGCGTTCCGCATGTTTTAGATTGGTACTTCCGGCGGTTCTATCGCTTCTTTCAGAATTTAGATTTGTCGAAGATTGTAGAGTTGATCGGGGGACCGATCGCTAGTGCTCTATTCACGACCAACATTGATACGCAGAAGATCGAACAGGAGATGAAGCAGGTTCGGAACTGGATTGATCAAGGGGTTGCAGTCGTGAACAATCCGCAGCAATTCACTGCCTATTTAGTCACGATCGATGAACCGAGCGCGATCGCACAAGCACAATGGCTGTGGGGCAGTGCTCAACAGGTCAGACTCAGAGCAAGTGGTGTTTTGGTCTATCAGCATCAAGGCAATGAGATGCCGGAATTACAGCAAGCGTTTGAGCCGTTAGCGGTTTATTCAGTTCCAACCCTGCGCGACGAGAATTGGGAACCGCTGATCAGAGCACTGCCTGATTTCGATCAGATTCCATCGGTTCCTGATCCGGTTGAGATTGACCTAGCACAGCGTCAAGTTCGAGTGTTTTTACCTGGCTTGAATCGGAAGCAAGTAAAGCTCACTCAATATGGTTCAGAAGTAATCGTTGAAGCAGGCGATCAAAGACAGAATATTGCTTTGCCTCCTGAGCTTCAAGGACTGCTCATTCAATCGGGGAAGTTTGAGGAACCGTATTTGATTATTACGCTCTGA
- a CDS encoding DUF5132 domain-containing protein: MFELEALLLGLEPVTAMTIGVGALVLVPVVGAIDSMTGSTLSEGTRNVAKNGLIVAFETFDKAQHAVAEASESMQDLIAEAKSEMGNSKNGTEESIPREVTIG, translated from the coding sequence ATGTTTGAGCTAGAAGCTTTGTTGTTAGGGCTAGAGCCAGTGACCGCAATGACAATTGGTGTGGGAGCGTTAGTTCTCGTGCCGGTTGTGGGCGCGATCGATTCAATGACGGGAAGTACACTTTCAGAGGGCACGAGAAACGTTGCAAAGAATGGTTTGATTGTGGCATTTGAAACCTTTGACAAGGCTCAACATGCTGTGGCTGAAGCGAGTGAATCGATGCAAGATTTGATTGCTGAAGCAAAATCAGAGATGGGAAACTCGAAGAACGGCACAGAAGAGAGTATTCCTCGCGAAGTGACCATCGGGTAG
- a CDS encoding manganese efflux pump translates to MTHLLSAFILCFSSNVDNFAVAVAYGVKNLRIGRLSNLLIALVSALGTLLSLSVGEVIGRYLSDQVANFLGSGVLIAIGIWGIWDTLERERKRQSVKMRQTRSRSLVAVGMDSTQFVQSQAVESSSIDSLSYESFLENPEKADTDQSGYIDVREAIAIAFGLTINNLGTGVGAGISDFNVPFTTGLTFAFSVMAVSGGYYLGDRFTTRITGISAGVVSGLMVIALGIYEYFIP, encoded by the coding sequence ATGACACATCTTCTTTCTGCATTTATTTTATGTTTTTCCTCGAATGTCGATAACTTTGCAGTCGCAGTTGCTTATGGTGTAAAAAACCTGCGAATCGGGCGATTAAGCAACCTTCTAATTGCATTGGTTTCAGCCTTGGGAACATTGCTCTCGCTCTCGGTCGGAGAAGTCATTGGACGGTACTTATCGGATCAAGTTGCAAATTTCTTGGGGAGCGGAGTTTTGATTGCGATCGGGATTTGGGGAATTTGGGACACGTTGGAACGAGAGCGCAAGCGGCAGAGCGTAAAAATGAGACAGACGCGATCGCGATCGCTCGTTGCGGTTGGAATGGACTCGACTCAATTTGTTCAATCTCAAGCCGTTGAGTCGTCTTCGATAGATAGTCTTTCTTATGAAAGTTTTCTGGAAAATCCAGAGAAAGCCGATACTGATCAATCGGGTTATATCGATGTTCGAGAAGCAATTGCGATCGCGTTTGGGCTAACCATTAACAATCTTGGCACTGGAGTGGGGGCAGGCATCTCTGATTTTAATGTGCCCTTCACAACTGGATTGACCTTTGCATTTAGCGTGATGGCGGTTTCAGGCGGATACTATTTAGGCGATCGCTTTACCACCAGAATCACGGGCATCTCTGCGGGTGTGGTGTCTGGGCTGATGGTGATTGCATTAGGAATTTATGAGTATTTCATTCCTTAG
- a CDS encoding DUF1345 domain-containing protein produces MKTNPLSNRANSLRARPRLLKNLGYPIIQTLTQLDSRYRIGLSIMVGMAVFLLFPDSMHLDSRILASWIAGNAFFLTLVFLMMSRADPQTTYVRAQNQEAQHWTIFLLVVCTALTSIFAIALMLVDNKEVPSAVTTLQIVLSVVAILSSWFLTHTMFALHYTSCYYREDCTNPEADYAGGITLPDEGQPDFLDFLYFSFTIGMTSQTSDISINTASMRRLALGHGLVSFFFYSVIIALSVGVVGGLL; encoded by the coding sequence ATGAAAACGAATCCTCTATCGAATCGCGCCAATTCTTTACGCGCTAGACCTCGATTGTTGAAGAATTTGGGCTATCCAATCATTCAGACATTAACTCAGCTTGACTCTCGATATCGAATTGGACTATCGATCATGGTTGGTATGGCAGTCTTTTTGCTATTTCCAGATTCAATGCACCTTGATAGTCGCATCCTCGCTTCTTGGATTGCGGGCAACGCCTTTTTTCTCACCCTTGTATTTTTAATGATGAGTCGCGCCGATCCACAGACAACTTACGTTCGCGCCCAAAATCAAGAAGCTCAACACTGGACAATCTTTTTGCTGGTGGTCTGCACCGCACTCACGAGTATTTTCGCGATCGCACTCATGCTCGTAGACAATAAAGAGGTTCCGTCTGCGGTTACAACCCTTCAAATCGTCTTGTCGGTCGTCGCAATTCTATCGTCCTGGTTCTTAACCCATACGATGTTTGCATTGCATTACACCAGTTGCTACTACCGCGAAGATTGCACCAATCCAGAAGCAGACTATGCCGGAGGAATCACACTTCCCGATGAAGGACAGCCAGATTTTCTAGACTTTCTCTATTTCTCATTTACGATCGGCATGACTTCTCAGACTTCAGATATTTCAATCAACACAGCTTCAATGCGGCGACTTGCTTTGGGTCATGGGTTAGTCTCATTCTTTTTCTATAGTGTCATCATTGCCTTGAGTGTCGGTGTTGTTGGCGGATTGCTTTAA
- a CDS encoding ParB N-terminal domain-containing protein, which yields MSLIDIDKVSVGLNRRPLKDQKVADLMQSIQTNGLLNPITLDQNFTLIAGLHRLTACKLLGFTQIECKVVSCDRDHARLAEIDENLIRNELDALERSELWLERDSILDRMGLRARAGDNQFTQRGGETNSPPPKTTVELAQEIGYTERTFQQGKQIARDIVPEVKTLIRGTSAAKSPKALLQVARAGGEERKQAEQAERAAKQAEAKRLRAEAAKQARIAEEARAKQKELQIMALQSVEAEKVAKSTRKAATKESIVVKTAKRNLQWGDTWLLKRHLVYYGETTSEGFRDCLPSNAALAIVPPQVDWNHDFLADEARVVAVLRTQGGIHQFCRIHQLPFQFELLIGDLYLGLFSHHSLLKPEQPLGIEGIEAIVSYLVSLYTKPGHFVLNPGLGNGEVLMTCERMDRVCFAGETAPELVNRALDRWQTWTGAAPEKTD from the coding sequence ATGTCTCTTATTGATATTGATAAAGTGAGTGTGGGATTAAATCGGCGACCTTTGAAGGATCAAAAGGTGGCGGACTTGATGCAATCGATCCAGACCAATGGCTTACTCAATCCAATTACGCTCGACCAGAATTTTACGCTGATTGCGGGGCTGCATCGGTTAACCGCTTGCAAACTGTTGGGATTTACTCAAATTGAATGCAAGGTGGTGAGCTGCGATCGCGATCATGCCCGCTTAGCTGAGATTGATGAGAATCTGATTCGCAATGAACTCGATGCGTTAGAGCGATCGGAGCTTTGGCTAGAGCGAGATTCGATTCTCGATCGTATGGGACTACGGGCGCGGGCGGGCGATAACCAATTTACTCAAAGAGGAGGCGAAACGAATTCACCACCTCCGAAAACGACAGTTGAACTCGCACAAGAAATCGGCTACACCGAGCGCACCTTTCAGCAAGGTAAACAAATTGCGCGAGACATTGTACCGGAAGTCAAAACATTAATTCGCGGCACTTCAGCGGCAAAAAGTCCGAAGGCTCTACTTCAAGTTGCCCGCGCTGGAGGTGAAGAGCGCAAACAAGCAGAACAAGCGGAACGAGCCGCGAAACAAGCCGAGGCGAAACGCCTAAGAGCAGAAGCCGCCAAACAAGCCAGAATCGCAGAGGAAGCAAGAGCGAAACAGAAAGAACTTCAGATCATGGCGCTGCAAAGCGTGGAGGCGGAAAAAGTCGCAAAATCGACCAGAAAAGCGGCGACTAAGGAATCGATCGTAGTTAAAACGGCGAAACGGAATCTGCAATGGGGTGATACTTGGTTGCTGAAACGACACTTAGTGTATTACGGCGAAACGACGAGCGAGGGATTTCGCGATTGTTTGCCTTCTAATGCGGCGTTAGCGATCGTTCCTCCGCAGGTGGATTGGAATCATGATTTTCTAGCAGATGAAGCGCGAGTTGTTGCGGTGTTACGAACTCAGGGAGGCATTCATCAGTTTTGCCGCATTCATCAACTGCCCTTTCAGTTTGAGCTACTGATTGGCGATCTTTATCTTGGACTGTTTTCACATCATTCCTTGTTAAAGCCAGAGCAACCTTTAGGAATTGAAGGAATAGAGGCGATCGTCTCGTATTTGGTCAGTCTCTACACGAAGCCAGGTCATTTTGTCTTAAATCCAGGTTTGGGCAATGGAGAAGTCTTGATGACGTGTGAGCGCATGGATCGGGTTTGTTTTGCGGGTGAGACTGCTCCGGAGTTGGTCAATCGGGCGCTCGATCGATGGCAAACGTGGACAGGAGCGGCTCCTGAGAAAACGGATTGA
- a CDS encoding heavy metal translocating P-type ATPase: MATQVNDRTIVCLGSPNRMTYQMVHTVPGRCRFRVPRLKQEQEYAERLNWFVESLSFVITLRINALAESLVIYYTPNAITLESLESAIAGALDLATTGEIPIGAISTKTEYRPEINWLERLGLPVTSLGLAIAAEQLALPLIPTLLVGGVVIAASLPFIVRTIETTLKEKRLDADILDALWMTLYTIKGDLVAPSLMVSLMETGEALRDTTARVSEREVSQLVGGMNQTIRIERGGQEEWVPIDSIKLGDRAVVYAGERLPVSGRVLRGTGWIDEHELTGELTFVCRSEGQVVHAGTLLLDGKLCILVKRMGRNTRLGLTLQLLQSAPVHDTRVEDYAAKLANMAIAPSLILGGIIFALTRDVSRALAPLHLDFSHGIRLSVPSTVLSALTYASRHGIYIRSGRALEVLARVDAIAFDKTGTLTQGNAAVKVVRTVNTRTSIKEVLTLAASVEKDNKHPVAAAILNASAAKGVQLRECETWEYRVGAGIVAQIDGQQVLVGSHRLMQKEEIETTVIHSRYPELQTECFSLVYVARSGKLLGAISYTDPLRPEAHQVIRQLHQSEDGIETYILTGDNPQVAEEVAAQLGIDTDRAYAEMSPQGKVKVIQHLQAQGKVVAFVGEGINDVAALAHADVSIAIATGSDMARETADIVLLDDDLEDVIHAIEIAKRSMEIIYQNTALVAVPNISVVLAGIIFALDPILSVIISNGSMLLAELNSFRPLFDPGEDPFAKNQPPAPPKQINSTDSPIIAELA; this comes from the coding sequence ATGGCAACACAAGTCAACGATCGAACCATCGTCTGCTTAGGCTCTCCGAATCGCATGACCTATCAAATGGTGCATACGGTTCCAGGACGTTGTCGGTTTCGAGTGCCCCGATTAAAACAAGAACAGGAGTATGCGGAGCGACTCAATTGGTTTGTTGAGTCGTTGAGTTTTGTCATCACTCTCCGCATCAATGCACTTGCAGAATCATTGGTGATTTACTACACACCGAATGCGATTACTTTAGAGTCATTGGAAAGCGCGATCGCAGGAGCACTCGATCTCGCCACAACTGGAGAAATCCCAATCGGAGCAATCTCGACCAAAACCGAGTATCGTCCCGAAATCAATTGGTTAGAACGATTGGGGCTGCCTGTTACGAGTTTAGGACTTGCGATCGCAGCAGAACAGCTTGCTTTACCTCTAATTCCAACTTTATTGGTTGGGGGAGTTGTCATTGCTGCTTCACTGCCGTTCATTGTCCGCACGATCGAAACCACGCTAAAAGAAAAGCGACTCGATGCAGACATTCTAGATGCCCTCTGGATGACGTTGTACACGATCAAAGGGGATTTGGTCGCTCCTTCGCTGATGGTGAGCTTAATGGAGACTGGAGAGGCACTCCGCGATACAACTGCCCGCGTCAGTGAACGCGAAGTGTCTCAACTCGTCGGAGGAATGAATCAAACAATTCGCATCGAGCGGGGTGGACAAGAAGAATGGGTTCCCATCGACTCGATTAAGCTTGGCGATCGCGCTGTCGTTTATGCAGGCGAAAGGCTTCCCGTGAGTGGGCGCGTCCTGCGTGGAACGGGATGGATCGATGAACACGAACTGACCGGAGAATTGACGTTTGTGTGTCGCTCTGAAGGGCAAGTCGTTCATGCGGGGACGCTACTTTTAGACGGAAAACTTTGCATTCTGGTCAAACGCATGGGCAGAAATACTCGGCTCGGTTTGACGCTGCAATTGCTGCAATCGGCTCCGGTGCATGATACTCGCGTCGAAGACTACGCCGCAAAATTAGCAAATATGGCGATCGCTCCGAGTTTGATTTTAGGCGGCATTATTTTCGCGCTAACCAGAGACGTGTCTCGCGCTCTAGCTCCGCTGCATTTAGACTTTAGCCACGGGATTCGATTGTCAGTGCCCTCGACTGTGCTTTCTGCTTTAACGTACGCTTCTCGGCATGGAATCTATATTCGCAGCGGGCGTGCTTTGGAAGTGTTGGCGCGAGTCGATGCGATCGCGTTTGATAAAACTGGAACGCTGACGCAAGGAAATGCTGCGGTAAAAGTCGTTCGGACGGTGAATACTCGGACTTCGATCAAAGAAGTGCTCACGCTTGCGGCTTCTGTTGAGAAGGACAATAAACATCCGGTCGCGGCTGCGATTCTGAATGCGTCTGCAGCGAAAGGAGTTCAGCTTCGGGAGTGTGAAACTTGGGAATATCGAGTCGGGGCGGGAATTGTTGCACAGATTGACGGGCAGCAAGTTCTTGTGGGGAGTCATCGACTGATGCAGAAAGAAGAAATTGAGACGACTGTGATTCATTCTCGTTATCCAGAGCTACAAACAGAATGTTTCTCGCTGGTTTACGTGGCGCGGAGTGGTAAACTGCTTGGTGCAATTTCTTACACTGATCCGCTACGACCTGAAGCACATCAAGTAATTCGTCAGTTACATCAATCTGAAGACGGCATTGAAACTTACATTCTGACTGGGGACAATCCGCAAGTTGCTGAAGAAGTCGCGGCACAGTTAGGGATTGATACCGATCGTGCTTATGCTGAAATGTCACCCCAAGGCAAAGTGAAAGTGATTCAGCATCTTCAAGCACAGGGTAAGGTCGTTGCTTTTGTAGGAGAAGGGATTAATGATGTGGCAGCATTGGCTCATGCGGATGTGTCGATCGCGATCGCAACAGGCAGCGACATGGCACGAGAAACCGCCGATATTGTCCTACTCGATGATGATTTAGAAGATGTGATTCATGCGATCGAGATTGCGAAGCGATCGATGGAAATTATCTATCAAAATACGGCGCTTGTTGCAGTTCCAAACATTAGTGTGGTTCTCGCTGGAATTATCTTTGCTCTAGATCCGATCTTGAGCGTCATCATTAGTAATGGCTCGATGCTGTTAGCAGAATTGAACAGTTTTCGTCCGCTCTTCGATCCGGGTGAAGATCCTTTTGCCAAGAATCAACCGCCTGCACCTCCGAAGCAAATCAACTCAACTGACTCTCCCATCATTGCTGAACTGGCTTAA
- a CDS encoding formylglycine-generating enzyme family protein: MPRCPVCQTRSSKAERCVICGWDVQPLSFVTGLIPEVADKEAVRLDWAKRLWSKMQSSQAQLRQLQNQIEELHDRENYLQAQLDQATQEAAILSQDLDQLPKRQLFEPQPEFLPPYLELDRVIPSFEVLPTKPLLLEPFTFETITLTAEGARVEQQTATSLKESLNSDIHLEMVYVPAGQFWMGSEETELGRDLHESPRHRVTIAPFLMSRFPITQAQWKAIAALPKVQRSISLYPAHFEGDDRPVEQVSWCDAIEFCARLVQMTGQPYRLPSEAEWEYACRAGTTTPFHFGETISAELANYDGNYTYGSGVAGGYHQETIPVTAEHSTNGFGLAQMHGNVWEWCADAWHDTYEGAPEDGTVWEEEDVTYRVLRGGAWYCLPELCRSAQRHWNQPDMAGSGIGFRVVCSVPI, translated from the coding sequence ATGCCGCGCTGTCCTGTTTGTCAAACTCGCTCTAGTAAAGCTGAACGCTGTGTCATTTGCGGCTGGGATGTTCAGCCGCTCTCGTTTGTTACAGGACTGATTCCCGAAGTTGCCGACAAGGAGGCGGTTAGATTGGACTGGGCGAAACGGCTTTGGAGCAAAATGCAGTCGAGTCAAGCGCAACTAAGACAGCTTCAAAATCAAATTGAAGAACTCCACGATCGAGAAAACTATCTGCAAGCTCAACTTGACCAAGCAACTCAGGAAGCAGCCATTTTATCTCAAGATTTAGACCAACTCCCAAAACGCCAATTGTTTGAGCCACAGCCTGAATTCTTGCCACCTTATTTAGAACTCGATCGTGTGATTCCGTCCTTTGAAGTGCTACCGACAAAACCTTTATTGTTAGAACCTTTTACTTTTGAAACGATCACGCTCACCGCAGAAGGAGCGCGAGTGGAGCAACAGACTGCAACGTCACTCAAAGAGTCATTGAATAGCGATATTCATTTAGAAATGGTTTATGTTCCAGCGGGTCAATTCTGGATGGGATCTGAAGAGACAGAATTGGGACGGGACTTACATGAAAGTCCTCGGCATCGAGTGACGATCGCGCCCTTTCTAATGAGTCGATTCCCGATCACACAAGCGCAATGGAAAGCGATCGCGGCTTTGCCGAAAGTTCAGCGATCGATCAGTCTTTACCCTGCCCATTTTGAAGGTGATGATCGTCCAGTCGAGCAGGTTTCTTGGTGTGACGCGATCGAGTTTTGTGCTCGCCTCGTTCAAATGACCGGACAACCCTACCGACTCCCCAGCGAAGCTGAATGGGAGTATGCTTGTCGGGCTGGAACCACGACCCCTTTTCACTTCGGAGAAACAATTTCTGCTGAACTTGCAAACTATGACGGTAACTATACTTACGGGTCTGGAGTTGCAGGAGGCTATCATCAAGAAACGATTCCGGTGACAGCCGAGCATTCGACGAATGGTTTTGGGTTAGCTCAGATGCACGGTAATGTGTGGGAGTGGTGTGCGGATGCTTGGCACGATACCTATGAGGGAGCACCCGAAGATGGCACTGTGTGGGAGGAAGAGGATGTGACCTATCGAGTGCTGCGGGGTGGCGCGTGGTATTGTTTGCCTGAACTGTGTCGATCAGCGCAACGACACTGGAATCAACCAGATATGGCAGGCAGTGGTATAGGATTTCGCGTGGTGTGTTCCGTTCCGATATAG
- a CDS encoding Nif11-like leader peptide family natural product precursor: MGRLQIQDLLSIALSPHFNGGIIVSNQVAQFHQLALQNHTLVEQLRKATDFQSFVVLTVKLGKEHGYSFTYREVEQYVRRNMITLMRQFS; this comes from the coding sequence ATGGGTCGTTTGCAAATCCAAGATCTGTTGTCGATCGCTTTATCTCCACACTTCAACGGAGGAATCATTGTGTCAAACCAGGTCGCACAGTTTCATCAATTAGCCTTGCAGAATCACACTCTTGTTGAGCAATTACGCAAAGCAACCGATTTTCAGAGCTTTGTTGTCCTCACGGTCAAACTTGGTAAAGAACACGGCTACAGTTTTACTTACCGAGAGGTTGAACAGTATGTTCGCCGCAATATGATCACCTTAATGCGACAGTTCTCCTAG